Proteins co-encoded in one Nitratireductor kimnyeongensis genomic window:
- the dprA gene encoding DNA-processing protein DprA has protein sequence MSLGEGARLSDRQRLAWLQLLRSENVGPVTFRQLVNHCGSAEAALQMLPELAARGGATRRIVIASLADAERELEQAARLGARFVAVGEPEYPPLMRRMDQPPPLLAMKGDLSVALRPTVALVGARNASLTGMKMARRLAAELGSTGFSVASGLARGIDAAVHQGSLESGTIAALAGGLDRPYPPENLALFDEIAERGTVLSEMPFGWAPRARDFPRRNRLVAGVAFGLVVVEAAKRSGSLISARLAGEMGRLVFAVPGSPLDPRAGGTNALLKDGAILVTEAEDIVSQIIPLLEKPLSKSEKLEEPPTITAAPPPDDRDRDRVTQTLGPSPVLIDDIIRHTGLHPSQVLTVLLELDLAGRLERHSGSAVSLLPGDM, from the coding sequence ATGAGCCTTGGCGAGGGCGCTCGGCTTAGCGACCGTCAGCGCCTCGCCTGGTTGCAGCTGCTGCGCAGCGAAAATGTAGGTCCGGTCACCTTTCGCCAACTGGTCAATCACTGTGGCTCGGCCGAAGCCGCCTTGCAGATGTTGCCGGAACTCGCGGCGCGCGGCGGAGCAACACGACGTATCGTGATTGCCTCGCTTGCGGATGCGGAGCGGGAACTGGAACAGGCAGCCCGCTTGGGCGCCCGTTTCGTCGCGGTGGGGGAACCCGAGTATCCTCCGTTGATGCGCCGCATGGACCAGCCGCCCCCACTGCTCGCGATGAAGGGAGACCTTTCCGTCGCACTCAGGCCGACAGTCGCACTGGTCGGAGCGCGCAACGCATCACTGACCGGAATGAAAATGGCAAGGCGTTTGGCGGCGGAACTCGGAAGTACCGGCTTTTCAGTCGCGTCGGGCCTTGCCCGCGGCATCGATGCGGCAGTCCATCAGGGGAGCCTCGAGAGCGGCACCATCGCCGCACTTGCCGGTGGCCTTGATCGCCCCTATCCGCCCGAGAATCTTGCTCTTTTTGATGAGATAGCAGAACGGGGGACCGTTCTGAGCGAAATGCCATTCGGCTGGGCGCCAAGGGCGCGCGATTTTCCGCGGCGCAACCGTCTGGTCGCGGGTGTCGCCTTTGGTCTCGTGGTGGTCGAAGCGGCGAAACGCTCCGGTTCTCTTATAAGCGCGCGGCTAGCAGGAGAGATGGGACGGCTTGTCTTCGCCGTGCCGGGGTCGCCGTTGGATCCCCGCGCCGGCGGCACGAACGCATTGCTGAAAGACGGCGCTATTCTTGTTACCGAAGCCGAAGATATCGTTTCTCAGATTATTCCTCTGCTGGAGAAACCGCTGTCGAAATCCGAGAAACTCGAAGAACCGCCGACCATAACGGCGGCTCCTCCACCCGATGACAGAGACCGCGACAGGGTCACTCAGACACTTGGGCCCTCACCCGTTTTGATAGACGACATCATTCGCCATACCGGCCTTCACCCCTCGCAGGTTCTTACCGTTCTGCTCGAGCTTGATCTCGCCGGCAGACTTGAGCGGCACTCAGGAAGCGCGGTCTCGCTTCTTCCCGGAGACATGTAG
- a CDS encoding aspartate carbamoyltransferase catalytic subunit translates to MTNASFPLYPHRHLLGIKGLSPLDIETLLDRADTAVAISRQQEKKTAALRGRTHINLFYEASTRTQSSFELAGKRLGADVMNMSVASSSTKKGETLLDTAITLNAMRPDILVIRHAAAGAAALLAQKVSCSVVNAGDGAHEHPTQALLDALTIRRAKGRIGGLTVAICGDVLHSRVARSNIILLNAMGARVRVVAPSTLLPAGISQMGVEPFTRMDEGLKGADIVMMLRLQRERMAGSLIPSVREYFRHFGLDAEKLKAAKDDVLVMHPGPMNRGVEIASEIADGPQSLIQEQVEMGVAVRMAVMEALLDPRRDADGGEA, encoded by the coding sequence ATGACAAACGCCTCTTTCCCACTTTACCCACACCGCCACCTGCTTGGCATCAAGGGGCTATCGCCCCTCGACATCGAAACACTTCTCGACCGGGCGGACACGGCCGTTGCCATTTCCAGGCAACAGGAGAAGAAGACGGCCGCACTGCGCGGCCGTACGCATATCAACCTTTTCTACGAAGCCTCCACCCGCACCCAGTCTTCATTTGAACTGGCCGGCAAGCGGTTGGGCGCAGACGTGATGAACATGTCCGTCGCAAGCTCGTCGACCAAAAAGGGCGAGACTCTGCTGGACACCGCGATCACGCTGAACGCCATGCGACCGGACATTCTGGTAATCCGGCATGCAGCGGCCGGTGCCGCGGCCCTGCTCGCTCAAAAGGTTTCATGCTCGGTGGTCAACGCGGGCGACGGCGCTCATGAACATCCGACGCAGGCCCTGCTCGATGCACTTACGATCCGTCGCGCGAAAGGCCGCATCGGCGGGCTTACCGTGGCGATCTGCGGGGATGTTCTGCATTCACGGGTGGCGCGCTCGAACATCATTCTGTTGAACGCCATGGGCGCGCGGGTGCGGGTCGTTGCGCCCTCGACGCTTCTTCCCGCCGGCATCAGTCAGATGGGGGTGGAACCCTTCACGAGGATGGATGAGGGCCTGAAGGGGGCCGATATTGTGATGATGCTGCGGCTCCAGCGTGAGCGGATGGCGGGATCTCTCATTCCCTCGGTGCGAGAATATTTCCGCCATTTCGGCCTCGACGCCGAGAAACTGAAGGCGGCCAAAGACGACGTCCTGGTGATGCATCCCGGCCCCATGAACCGCGGCGTGGAGATCGCCTCCGAGATCGCGGACGGGCCGCAGAGCCTCATTCAGGAACAGGTGGAGATGGGGGTCGCCGTGCGGATGGCCGTGATGGAGGCGCTGCTCGACCCGCGACGTGACGCCGACGGAGGCGAAGCATGA
- a CDS encoding acyl-CoA dehydrogenase family protein, whose amino-acid sequence MTHEVTNQSPPIAGTNAWRSDPLLMQAAERFSEPVRKDLDTLGRFVRNQEALDLARLANAETPQLRTHDRYGNRLDLVEYHPAYHALMRRSAANGLHSSIWEKTEAEAGHRHQIRAARFYLTAQLECGHLCPLTMTNASLAALMADNTLFRRWAPRVAVRKYDHANKPVAQKNGITIGMGMTEKQGGTDVRANTTRAERLEGKIYRLTGHKWFLSAPMSDAFLVLAQADQGLSCFLVPRVLEDGAGNGLHFQRLKDKLGNRSNASSEVEFHGTMGELVGEPGGGIRTIMDMVTLTRLDCALGSAGIMRAALAEAVHHTRHRQVFGAPLIEQPLMLRVLADMALDVAAATALSMRLARSFDEAADSRGDAAFARVMTPVVKYWVCKLAPAVTYEAMECLGGNGYVEEAPLSRHYREAPVNAIWEGSGNVMGLDVLRVLERNAGLFDEVLGMIGRDLGEKGGATLEVLAAAARVCQTDEGSARILTEQLALAAAAAELKRLGAGRVADAFIETRLAGQWRSTYGMLDARHDASSILDVLYPDEN is encoded by the coding sequence GTGACGCATGAAGTAACCAACCAGTCGCCTCCAATCGCCGGCACCAATGCCTGGCGCAGCGATCCATTGTTGATGCAGGCGGCAGAGCGGTTTTCGGAACCTGTGCGCAAAGACCTCGATACGCTTGGACGTTTCGTGCGCAATCAGGAAGCGCTTGATCTGGCACGCCTGGCCAATGCCGAGACGCCTCAGCTGAGAACGCATGACCGATACGGCAACCGTCTCGATCTGGTGGAGTATCACCCCGCCTATCACGCATTGATGCGTCGCTCTGCCGCCAACGGGCTTCATTCCTCCATCTGGGAGAAGACGGAAGCCGAGGCGGGCCATCGCCATCAGATACGCGCCGCGCGCTTTTATCTGACGGCACAGCTCGAATGCGGTCATCTTTGCCCGCTGACCATGACGAACGCCTCGCTTGCGGCCTTGATGGCGGACAACACGCTGTTTCGCCGCTGGGCACCGCGCGTGGCCGTCCGCAAATACGACCATGCGAACAAGCCCGTGGCGCAGAAAAATGGCATCACCATCGGCATGGGAATGACCGAGAAACAGGGCGGAACCGATGTACGCGCGAACACGACGCGGGCCGAGCGCCTTGAAGGCAAGATCTATCGTTTGACAGGCCACAAATGGTTCCTGTCCGCGCCGATGTCCGACGCCTTTCTGGTTCTGGCACAGGCCGATCAGGGCTTGTCCTGCTTTCTCGTGCCGCGGGTTCTGGAGGACGGGGCCGGAAACGGCCTGCATTTCCAGCGCCTCAAAGACAAGCTCGGCAACCGCTCGAATGCCTCCTCAGAGGTGGAGTTTCATGGCACGATGGGCGAGTTGGTCGGCGAGCCCGGCGGCGGCATCCGCACCATCATGGATATGGTGACGCTCACGCGCCTTGATTGCGCGCTGGGATCGGCGGGCATCATGCGCGCGGCATTGGCTGAAGCCGTACACCACACAAGGCATCGTCAGGTTTTCGGCGCGCCGCTGATCGAGCAGCCGCTGATGCTGCGGGTGCTTGCCGACATGGCCCTTGATGTCGCCGCAGCAACGGCGCTTTCGATGCGACTTGCGCGCTCCTTTGACGAGGCCGCCGACAGCCGTGGCGATGCGGCCTTTGCCCGGGTCATGACGCCGGTCGTCAAATATTGGGTTTGCAAGCTGGCGCCGGCTGTGACCTATGAGGCTATGGAGTGCCTTGGCGGCAATGGCTATGTCGAGGAAGCTCCATTGTCCAGGCACTATCGCGAAGCTCCGGTCAACGCGATCTGGGAAGGGTCCGGCAACGTGATGGGGCTCGACGTCTTGCGCGTCCTTGAGCGCAATGCCGGGCTTTTCGACGAGGTGCTTGGTATGATCGGAAGAGATCTTGGCGAAAAGGGCGGTGCGACACTCGAGGTTCTGGCAGCCGCTGCCCGCGTCTGTCAGACCGACGAGGGATCAGCCCGTATCCTGACCGAACAACTTGCGCTCGCGGCAGCCGCTGCCGAATTGAAGCGGCTGGGCGCTGGCAGGGTTGCGGATGCCTTCATCGAAACACGTCTTGCCGGCCAGTGGCGCAGCACATACGGCATGCTGGACGCGCGGCACGACGCCTCCTCCATCCTCGACGTGCTCTATCCCGACGAGAACTGA
- the rnr gene encoding ribonuclease R: protein MARSISGKSKAKTRTLGKAGRDAKSAKATSGDHLPDRDEVLRFIKDNPDRTAKRDIAKAFGLKGGDRIWLKDILRELQDEGLLKKTRKRLLRPGALPHVVVLDIFSRDAAGALLARPAEREDQDEGEGPLPLVEIRTQKGGKAAGIGDRVLARVFRTENGEGPAYTGRVMKVFEKRRQSILGVIRKSKDGVFRIEPVERTQRELTIDTDDLNDALDGDLVEIEPISGGRYGPARGKVISVIGSLSSEKAVSMIAIHAHEIPHIFPDDVIAESEAAKPVTLSGCEDWRDMPLITIDPADAKDHDDAVMAEPDPDEKNPGGFIATVAIADVAHYVRQGSALDREAVKRGNSVYFPDRVVPMLPERISNDLCSLREGEPRPAMAVRMRFSASGQKVGHSFHRVIMRSAAKLSYQQAQKAIDGEPDDKTGPLLEPILKPLWDAYAVLKRGRDNRQPLELDLPERKILLKEDGTVDRVVVPPRLDAHKLIEEFMVQANVAAAETLEAKRQALIYRVHDAPSLAKQEALREFLRTFEISLARGAQLKPAQFNAILARVRDTEHEQLVNEVVLRSQSQAVYAPENLGHFGLNLRRYAHFTSPIRRYADLIVHRALIAALGLGKDGLTQDEETRLEETAALISATERRAMAAERDTVDRLVAEHLSGRVGEEFDARISGVAKAGLFVQLPQYGADGFVPVSTLGDEYYIYDEARHAMVGERSGRGFQLGDSVSVRLVEIAPLAGAMRFEMLSKPEKLPGSMKSFHKAKGRSGRASGKSRRASQGRRR from the coding sequence TTGGCGCGCAGCATTTCCGGCAAGTCGAAAGCAAAGACCCGAACCCTCGGCAAAGCCGGACGCGACGCGAAATCGGCCAAGGCGACCTCCGGAGACCACCTGCCCGACCGTGACGAGGTGTTGCGCTTCATCAAGGACAATCCCGACCGCACCGCGAAGCGCGACATTGCCAAGGCTTTCGGACTCAAGGGCGGTGACCGGATCTGGCTGAAGGACATTCTGCGCGAGCTTCAGGACGAGGGGCTCCTGAAGAAGACGCGCAAACGCCTTCTGCGCCCCGGCGCGCTGCCGCATGTCGTGGTGCTCGACATCTTCTCGCGCGATGCCGCCGGCGCGCTTCTGGCAAGGCCCGCAGAGCGGGAGGATCAGGATGAAGGCGAAGGCCCCCTGCCCCTCGTGGAAATCCGCACCCAGAAAGGCGGCAAGGCTGCCGGCATCGGCGACCGCGTCCTGGCCCGTGTCTTCCGCACGGAAAACGGTGAAGGTCCCGCCTATACGGGCCGTGTGATGAAGGTCTTCGAAAAGCGGCGGCAGAGCATTCTGGGCGTCATTCGCAAATCGAAGGATGGCGTGTTTCGCATCGAGCCCGTCGAGCGCACCCAACGCGAGCTCACCATAGATACAGACGATCTCAATGACGCGCTGGATGGCGATCTTGTAGAGATCGAGCCCATCTCCGGGGGGCGCTATGGCCCGGCGCGCGGCAAGGTGATTTCGGTCATCGGTTCGCTGTCCAGCGAGAAGGCGGTCTCCATGATCGCCATTCACGCGCATGAGATCCCGCATATTTTCCCCGATGACGTCATTGCGGAATCCGAAGCGGCAAAACCCGTCACGCTGTCCGGCTGCGAAGACTGGCGTGACATGCCGCTTATCACCATCGATCCGGCCGATGCTAAGGATCACGACGATGCAGTGATGGCGGAGCCTGATCCGGACGAGAAGAATCCCGGCGGCTTCATCGCCACCGTCGCGATTGCCGACGTGGCGCATTATGTGCGTCAAGGTTCGGCGCTCGACCGCGAAGCAGTCAAACGCGGCAATTCCGTCTATTTCCCCGACCGCGTGGTTCCCATGCTGCCGGAGCGCATTTCCAACGATCTGTGCTCCCTGCGCGAAGGCGAGCCGCGCCCAGCCATGGCCGTGCGCATGCGCTTTTCCGCATCGGGACAAAAGGTCGGGCACAGCTTTCACCGCGTCATCATGCGCTCGGCAGCAAAACTCTCCTACCAGCAGGCACAGAAGGCCATTGACGGCGAACCGGATGACAAGACGGGCCCGCTTCTCGAGCCCATCCTAAAGCCCCTCTGGGATGCCTACGCGGTTCTGAAACGCGGGCGCGACAACCGCCAGCCACTCGAACTCGACCTTCCGGAGCGCAAGATCCTTCTGAAGGAAGATGGCACCGTGGATCGCGTGGTCGTGCCGCCGCGTCTTGATGCGCACAAACTCATCGAAGAATTCATGGTGCAGGCCAATGTCGCGGCAGCCGAAACGCTGGAGGCAAAACGTCAGGCACTTATCTACCGTGTCCACGATGCCCCCTCGCTTGCCAAGCAGGAGGCCCTGCGCGAATTTCTGCGCACCTTCGAGATCTCGCTGGCGCGCGGTGCACAGCTGAAGCCTGCCCAGTTCAACGCGATTCTTGCCCGCGTGCGTGACACCGAACACGAACAACTGGTCAACGAGGTCGTGCTGCGTTCGCAGAGCCAGGCGGTCTATGCACCTGAGAATCTTGGCCATTTCGGCCTCAACCTGCGCCGTTATGCGCATTTCACCTCGCCCATCCGCCGCTATGCGGACCTGATCGTCCATCGCGCGCTGATTGCCGCTCTCGGGCTTGGCAAGGACGGTCTGACCCAGGATGAGGAAACCCGACTTGAAGAAACCGCAGCATTGATTTCTGCAACGGAGCGCCGCGCCATGGCCGCCGAGCGCGACACGGTCGACCGGCTCGTTGCAGAGCATCTGTCGGGCCGTGTCGGCGAGGAATTCGATGCCCGGATTTCCGGCGTGGCCAAGGCGGGACTTTTTGTCCAGTTGCCGCAATACGGTGCCGATGGCTTTGTGCCCGTGTCCACACTTGGAGATGAGTACTATATCTATGACGAGGCGCGGCATGCCATGGTGGGCGAGCGTAGCGGGCGCGGCTTTCAGTTGGGCGACAGCGTGTCGGTCCGGTTGGTTGAGATTGCGCCGCTGGCTGGCGCCATGCGGTTTGAAATGCTGAGCAAGCCCG
- the plsY gene encoding glycerol-3-phosphate 1-O-acyltransferase PlsY produces the protein MPDPISWQLALPYLVAALLFGYLLGSIPFGLVVTRLAGLGDVRKIGSGNIGATNVLRTGNKKLAALTLLGDAFKGTVAVLLAGFYGPDQAVAAGLGAFLGHLFPVWLGFRGGKGVATYLGVLIGIAWPGAVIFAVVWLTVAFITRYSSLSALVAAVAVPVGLYLLDYVQAAELFVLMSVIVFIKHRTNISRLMSGTETRIGGKG, from the coding sequence ATGCCGGATCCCATAAGTTGGCAGCTAGCATTGCCCTATCTCGTGGCCGCGCTCCTTTTCGGCTATCTGCTCGGTTCCATTCCGTTTGGCCTTGTCGTAACGCGGCTTGCCGGCCTCGGCGATGTCCGCAAGATCGGCTCGGGCAATATCGGCGCGACCAACGTGCTCCGCACCGGCAACAAGAAGCTCGCTGCCCTGACACTCCTTGGCGATGCCTTCAAGGGCACGGTCGCAGTTCTGCTGGCAGGTTTTTACGGGCCCGATCAGGCGGTCGCTGCAGGGCTTGGCGCATTTCTCGGCCATCTCTTTCCGGTGTGGCTCGGCTTTCGCGGCGGAAAGGGTGTGGCGACGTATCTGGGCGTATTGATTGGGATCGCCTGGCCGGGTGCCGTCATCTTCGCCGTGGTCTGGCTCACCGTCGCCTTCATCACAAGATATTCGTCGCTTTCGGCCCTCGTCGCTGCCGTCGCAGTTCCGGTCGGACTTTATCTGCTGGACTATGTTCAGGCGGCTGAACTCTTTGTGTTGATGAGCGTGATCGTGTTTATCAAACACAGGACAAACATTTCACGCTTGATGTCGGGGACCGAAACGCGCATCGGGGGCAAAGGGTGA
- a CDS encoding dihydroorotase, with the protein MSATVFQNARVVDPSRGKDEHGTVIVADGKILAAGADAQNQGAPENADIVDCQGHAVIPGLVDSRVFIGEPGAEHRETIASASRAAAAGGVTSVIMMPDTTPVIDDVALVEFVKRTARDTATINIFPAASVTKGFAGKELSEFGLLHEAGAVMLTEGRSTINNALVMRRALTYARDLGITIAHETQDPHLASSGVMNEGLFASWLGLPGIPREAETIPLSRDLMLAALTGGRYHAAKISTAMSAAAIARAKDDGADVSAGISINHLTLNENDIGDYRTFFRLSPPLRTEDDRVAMVEALKTGIVDIIVSSHDPQDVDTKRLPFAEAEAGAIGLETLLAAALRLYHNGDLPLMRLVECLATAPARLFGLPGGTLKPGADADLVLVDLDAPWIVRETDIRSLSKNTCFEGARMQGRVLQTMVAGRTVFTA; encoded by the coding sequence ATGAGTGCGACCGTTTTTCAGAACGCCCGTGTTGTGGACCCTTCACGCGGCAAGGACGAACACGGAACGGTCATCGTCGCCGACGGGAAAATCCTTGCCGCGGGTGCCGATGCCCAGAATCAGGGCGCCCCTGAGAACGCTGACATCGTCGATTGCCAGGGGCACGCCGTCATCCCCGGCCTTGTCGATTCGCGTGTCTTCATTGGCGAACCCGGCGCAGAACACAGGGAAACCATAGCTTCAGCGAGCCGGGCTGCGGCTGCAGGCGGCGTGACGTCCGTCATCATGATGCCGGATACCACCCCGGTGATCGACGATGTTGCGTTGGTGGAATTCGTCAAACGCACTGCGCGCGATACGGCGACGATCAACATATTTCCTGCCGCATCCGTAACCAAGGGCTTTGCGGGAAAGGAGCTTTCGGAGTTCGGGCTTCTGCACGAAGCCGGCGCAGTCATGCTGACCGAGGGGCGCTCGACCATTAACAATGCACTGGTCATGCGGCGTGCCCTCACCTATGCCCGTGATCTTGGCATCACCATTGCTCACGAGACGCAGGACCCGCATCTGGCGTCCTCCGGCGTGATGAACGAAGGACTTTTCGCGAGTTGGCTTGGTTTGCCCGGCATCCCGCGCGAGGCCGAAACCATTCCGCTCAGCCGAGACCTGATGCTTGCCGCCCTAACAGGCGGCCGCTATCACGCCGCGAAAATCTCCACCGCAATGTCTGCAGCGGCCATCGCGAGGGCCAAAGATGACGGCGCGGATGTCAGTGCAGGCATCTCGATCAACCATTTGACGCTGAACGAGAACGACATTGGCGATTACCGCACATTCTTCCGGCTTTCACCGCCATTGCGCACCGAAGATGACCGGGTCGCCATGGTGGAGGCCCTGAAAACCGGGATTGTCGACATTATCGTTTCTTCTCACGACCCTCAGGACGTGGATACCAAGCGCCTACCGTTTGCCGAAGCCGAAGCCGGCGCCATCGGTCTCGAGACGCTTCTGGCGGCGGCCCTGCGCCTTTATCATAACGGCGACCTGCCGCTCATGCGTCTTGTCGAGTGCCTGGCCACGGCGCCGGCGCGTCTGTTCGGTCTTCCCGGCGGCACGCTGAAACCCGGTGCAGACGCCGATCTGGTTTTGGTGGACCTAGACGCGCCGTGGATCGTGCGCGAGACGGATATTCGTTCCCTTTCGAAGAACACATGCTTCGAAGGTGCGCGAATGCAGGGCCGGGTCTTGCAAACAATGGTTGCAGGCCGCACAGTGTTCACGGCCTGA
- the topA gene encoding type I DNA topoisomerase: MDLVIVESPAKAKTINKYLGSNYKVLASFGHVRDLPPKDGSVRPDEDFAMSWSVDSPSSKRLSDIAKAVKEADSLILATDPDREGEAISWHVLEVLKQKKVLKDKPVQRVVFNAITKKAVLDALSHPREVDVPLVDAYLARRALDYLVGFTLSPVLWRKLPGARSAGRVQSVALRLVCDREAEIERFIREDYWQIAATLATPRQESFEARLTTIDGKKLQKLDIKSQEQADDIKAMLDGASFKAVSVEAKPTRRNPAPPFTTSTLQQAASSRLSFGASRTMQVAQRLYEGIDIGGETAGLITYMRTDGVQMAPEALDQARKAIGAEFGERYLPEKPRFYSVKAKNAQEAHEAIRPTDFSRTPDQVRRYLDADQARLYEMIWKRAIASQMQPAEIERTTVEIVAENEARNAGLRAVGSVIRFEGFLAAYAIDKDENAEDEESRRLPEIHEGEEQTREKIEATKHTTEPPPRYSEASLIKKMEELGIGRPSTYAATLKTLEDRDYVTIEKRKLMPQAKGRLVTAFLENFFERYVEYDFTADLEEKLDKISDGQLSWKDVLRDFWNDFSGHVDEIKELRVTNVLDALNEELAPLAFPAKEDGSDPRACPRCGTGQLSLKLGRHGAFVGCSNYPECGFTRQFGEAGNGENGENGLDGDKVLGKDPHTEEEITLRSGRFGPYVQRGDGKEAKRAGLPKGWAPDSIDIEQALALLSLPRDVGQHPESGKMISAGIGRYGPFLLHDGAYANLETVEDVFSIGLNRAVTVIAEKQAKGGRGRSAPAALKELGDHPDEGGKITVRDGRYGPYVNHGKVNATLPKGKDPMDVTLEEALELIAAKAAKGGKKKPAAKKKAPAKKATTTTKKTTAAKKKTAAKKEE; the protein is encoded by the coding sequence ATGGATCTTGTTATCGTCGAGTCGCCGGCCAAGGCGAAAACCATCAACAAATATCTGGGCTCGAACTACAAGGTTCTGGCCTCGTTCGGCCATGTGCGCGACCTTCCTCCAAAGGATGGCTCGGTGCGCCCGGATGAGGATTTCGCCATGTCGTGGAGTGTGGACAGCCCCTCCTCCAAGCGATTGAGCGACATTGCAAAGGCGGTGAAGGAAGCCGACAGTCTGATCCTCGCCACCGACCCCGACCGCGAGGGTGAGGCGATTTCCTGGCATGTGCTGGAAGTTCTGAAGCAGAAAAAAGTTCTGAAAGACAAGCCGGTGCAGCGCGTTGTCTTTAACGCCATTACCAAGAAGGCGGTGCTTGATGCGCTCTCTCATCCGCGTGAGGTGGATGTTCCGCTGGTCGATGCCTATCTTGCCCGCCGCGCGCTCGACTATCTGGTTGGCTTCACGCTCTCGCCTGTCTTGTGGCGCAAACTGCCGGGCGCTCGTTCCGCAGGCCGCGTCCAGTCGGTGGCACTGCGCCTGGTGTGTGATCGCGAGGCGGAGATCGAGCGGTTTATCCGCGAGGATTACTGGCAGATCGCCGCCACGCTCGCCACCCCGCGTCAGGAAAGCTTCGAGGCGCGACTGACCACGATCGATGGCAAAAAGCTCCAGAAGCTTGACATCAAGAGCCAGGAGCAGGCCGACGACATCAAGGCCATGCTCGATGGTGCCTCATTCAAGGCGGTCTCCGTGGAGGCAAAGCCCACCAGGCGCAATCCCGCACCGCCGTTTACGACCTCTACCCTGCAGCAGGCAGCCTCCTCGCGTCTCAGTTTCGGGGCGTCGCGCACCATGCAAGTGGCGCAGAGGCTTTATGAGGGCATCGACATTGGCGGCGAGACGGCGGGTCTCATCACCTATATGCGAACCGACGGCGTTCAGATGGCCCCCGAGGCGCTCGATCAGGCCCGCAAGGCGATCGGCGCGGAATTCGGCGAGCGCTATTTGCCTGAAAAACCGCGTTTTTATTCGGTGAAAGCCAAGAATGCGCAGGAAGCGCATGAGGCAATCCGTCCGACGGATTTCTCCCGCACGCCCGATCAGGTTCGCCGCTATCTCGATGCCGATCAGGCCCGTCTCTACGAAATGATCTGGAAGCGGGCCATCGCCAGCCAGATGCAGCCAGCCGAGATCGAGCGCACCACGGTCGAGATCGTGGCCGAGAATGAGGCCCGCAATGCGGGCCTGCGCGCCGTCGGGTCGGTGATCCGGTTCGAGGGTTTCCTTGCCGCCTATGCGATCGACAAGGACGAAAACGCCGAGGACGAGGAAAGTCGCCGCCTGCCTGAAATCCACGAGGGCGAGGAGCAAACGCGCGAAAAGATCGAGGCCACCAAACACACGACCGAGCCACCGCCGCGCTACTCGGAAGCCTCGCTCATCAAGAAGATGGAAGAGCTGGGCATCGGCCGTCCCTCCACCTATGCAGCGACGCTCAAAACGCTTGAGGATCGTGACTATGTGACGATCGAAAAGCGCAAGCTCATGCCGCAGGCAAAGGGCCGGCTGGTCACCGCATTTCTGGAGAATTTCTTCGAGCGCTATGTGGAATATGATTTCACGGCGGACCTTGAGGAAAAGCTCGACAAGATTTCCGACGGACAGCTTTCCTGGAAGGACGTGCTGCGCGACTTCTGGAACGATTTCTCCGGTCATGTGGACGAGATCAAGGAGCTGCGCGTCACGAACGTGCTCGATGCGCTGAACGAGGAGCTCGCTCCGCTCGCTTTCCCCGCCAAGGAAGATGGCAGCGATCCGCGTGCATGTCCGCGTTGCGGAACCGGTCAGCTCTCCCTGAAGCTCGGTCGCCACGGTGCCTTTGTCGGCTGCTCCAACTATCCCGAATGCGGGTTTACCCGCCAGTTCGGCGAGGCCGGCAATGGCGAGAATGGCGAAAACGGTCTCGACGGCGACAAGGTGCTCGGCAAGGACCCGCACACAGAAGAAGAGATCACGCTGCGCTCCGGCCGTTTCGGCCCCTATGTGCAGCGCGGTGACGGCAAGGAAGCCAAGCGCGCCGGCCTGCCGAAGGGCTGGGCACCTGATTCCATCGACATCGAACAGGCGCTGGCGCTGCTCTCCCTGCCGCGTGATGTGGGCCAGCATCCTGAATCCGGCAAGATGATATCCGCCGGCATAGGGCGCTATGGCCCCTTCCTTCTCCATGACGGCGCCTATGCCAATCTGGAAACCGTCGAGGATGTGTTCTCCATTGGGCTGAACCGCGCTGTCACCGTGATTGCGGAAAAACAGGCCAAAGGCGGGCGCGGACGCTCTGCTCCTGCAGCCTTGAAAGAGCTTGGCGATCATCCCGACGAAGGTGGCAAGATCACCGTACGCGACGGTCGCTATGGTCCTTATGTCAACCATGGCAAGGTCAACGCGACCCTCCCCAAGGGCAAGGACCCGATGGATGTCACGCTGGAAGAAGCGCTGGAACTGATCGCTGCCAAGGCGGCCAAGGGCGGCAAGAAGAAGCCCGCGGCCAAAAAGAAGGCTCCGGCGAAGAAGGCGACCACCACCACCAAAAAAACCACCGCGGCGAAGAAGAAGACCGCAGCCAAGAAAGAGGAATAA